The following are encoded in a window of bacterium genomic DNA:
- a CDS encoding AI-2E family transporter — MTDREPDDNDLIPTDYPRRATGRVPLWTVMVVFLGLLGLFVYLVWPVVTPFVVWLALVLILVPFAYHDARAISLIALVTVAGVIFGVINLWDAFFPFVVALFLAFLLDPAADMVDKFIHRLARHEHAEPPKDKKGGKLRAVAALTVIVGAVALVVGLAMLLVPTVQNDIARLREFDFTSLVSRVERWLDGISGGSPEIRNAVEALAARLQTAISEAIPDVTVLLERLLASLGDLGNLVLIPIFTFLLLRDVDRFKKRLTDLIPQRHHERVKDFSEDVNRVFVGFFRAKLVTCAFIGIVTGVGLWLLGVPFFIPLAVISGILNFIPFLGPFVAGAVAVPMAFFTPDPAPTMLLTLALYVVSFTISGYVLDPLVVGKKVGIGAVLLILSVLVGLQFGIIWAFLAVPIAAVIKVIALQVERFYRRSPIYLGLDKPD; from the coding sequence CGGACAGGGAACCGGACGATAACGACTTAATCCCGACCGACTACCCCAGGCGTGCGACCGGCAGGGTTCCGCTCTGGACGGTCATGGTCGTCTTTCTCGGGCTTCTGGGTCTCTTCGTGTACCTGGTCTGGCCGGTCGTCACCCCCTTCGTGGTCTGGCTCGCCCTGGTGTTGATTTTAGTCCCCTTCGCCTACCACGACGCGCGGGCCATTTCCCTCATCGCCCTGGTGACCGTCGCCGGCGTCATCTTCGGCGTAATAAACCTCTGGGACGCCTTCTTCCCCTTCGTCGTCGCCCTCTTCCTGGCCTTTCTCCTGGACCCGGCGGCGGACATGGTGGATAAATTCATCCACCGCCTGGCCCGTCACGAGCACGCCGAGCCGCCGAAGGACAAAAAGGGTGGCAAGCTGCGCGCCGTCGCCGCCCTCACGGTCATCGTCGGGGCTGTAGCCCTCGTCGTCGGACTGGCCATGCTCCTGGTCCCCACAGTCCAGAACGACATCGCCCGTCTGCGGGAGTTCGACTTCACCAGTCTGGTGAGCCGGGTGGAGCGGTGGCTGGATGGAATCTCCGGCGGCTCCCCGGAGATTCGGAACGCCGTGGAGGCTCTCGCCGCCCGGCTCCAAACCGCCATCTCCGAGGCCATCCCCGACGTGACGGTCCTCTTGGAACGCCTGCTGGCGAGCTTGGGCGACCTGGGGAACCTCGTCCTCATCCCCATCTTCACCTTCCTCCTGTTGCGAGACGTGGACCGCTTCAAGAAGCGGCTGACCGATCTCATTCCCCAACGGCACCACGAGCGGGTCAAGGATTTCAGCGAGGACGTGAACCGCGTCTTCGTGGGCTTTTTCCGCGCCAAGCTCGTGACCTGCGCCTTCATCGGAATCGTGACCGGAGTCGGGCTGTGGCTTCTGGGGGTGCCCTTCTTCATTCCTCTGGCGGTCATCTCCGGAATTTTGAACTTCATCCCGTTCCTCGGCCCGTTCGTGGCCGGAGCCGTGGCCGTGCCGATGGCCTTCTTCACCCCGGACCCCGCCCCGACGATGCTTCTGACCCTGGCGCTCTACGTGGTGAGCTTCACCATCTCGGGCTACGTCCTCGACCCGCTGGTGGTCGGGAAGAAGGTGGGAATCGGCGCGGTGCTCTTGATTCTCTCCGTGCTCGTCGGCCTTCAGTTCGGCATAATCTGGGCCTTCCTGGCGGTACCCATCGCGGCCGTAATCAAGGTCATCGCGCTGCAGGTGGAGCGTTTCTACCGCCGGAGCCCCATCTATCTGGGACTGGATAAGCCGGATTGA